A single Altererythrobacter sp. BO-6 DNA region contains:
- a CDS encoding sugar transferase, which produces MDLKVLQIRDSSEFRSCDGALNRSAIEQPIIMHTTKHDSAMADAQASAGSPFFSAGSSLSERELITMASDLVAPAHVTDRFATRILDVTLAIALLVFLLPLLALVAAAIAATSHGPILFKHKRIGLYGREFGCFKFRSMRTDAETHLAALLDRNAELRHEWDCNQKLKHDPRITPIGQFLRLSSIDELPQLINVIRGEMSLVGPRPIIRAEVPRYGRYITTYISVRPGITGIWQVSGRNNLSYRRRVAADVLYARSRSLWLDLKILFMTIPAVISGKGSC; this is translated from the coding sequence ATGGACCTTAAGGTTCTGCAAATCCGTGATTCAAGCGAGTTCCGGAGCTGCGACGGGGCCCTTAACAGATCAGCGATCGAACAACCGATAATCATGCACACCACCAAACATGACAGTGCCATGGCAGATGCTCAGGCAAGCGCAGGAAGCCCGTTCTTCAGCGCGGGCTCGTCGCTCTCGGAGCGAGAGCTGATCACGATGGCATCCGATCTTGTAGCGCCGGCTCACGTGACAGACCGATTTGCCACCCGGATACTCGACGTTACCTTAGCCATCGCGCTGCTTGTTTTTTTGCTGCCCTTACTTGCGCTTGTGGCCGCGGCAATCGCAGCGACCAGCCATGGCCCGATCCTCTTCAAGCACAAGCGTATCGGGCTCTACGGCCGCGAGTTCGGATGCTTCAAGTTCCGTTCCATGCGCACCGATGCTGAAACGCATCTTGCTGCCCTGCTCGACAGGAATGCCGAACTAAGACACGAGTGGGACTGCAACCAAAAGCTGAAGCACGATCCACGCATAACCCCGATCGGCCAGTTTCTGCGCCTGTCCAGCATTGATGAATTGCCGCAGCTGATCAACGTGATCCGCGGCGAGATGAGCCTTGTCGGGCCACGTCCGATCATCCGGGCCGAAGTGCCCAGATATGGCCGCTACATAACAACCTATATCAGCGTCAGGCCGGGCATCACCGGGATATGGCAAGTATCCGGCCGCAACAATCTTTCCTACCGCCGCCGGGTAGCGGCAGATGTACTTTATGCGAGATCGAGGAGCCTTTGGCTCGATTTGAAGATCCTGTTCATGACTATCCCGGCGGTCATTTCGGGAAAGGGATCATGCTGA
- a CDS encoding glycosyltransferase yields MRGGERVVERLLHLFPNADLFTNVYAPDSMSPSLRKAPIKAGFVNRLPFARRLYQYYLPLMPIALEGLDLSEYDLVISSEAGPAKGVITRPDAFHLCYCHSPMRYLWDQYHQYRTEASLPAKLAMPLMYHRLRQWDVTSSARVDQFVANSHFIQQRIRKVWRRESEVIHPPVETSLFGPTNDLSDNYLWVGQMVPYKRPDLAVEAFNALGLPLTMVGTGGMLKNLRAMARPNITFIERLDFASLKSAYARSKALIMTAEEDFGITPVEAMASGRPVIAFGRGGAKDSVVPGETGVFFDRQNSDALIDAVERTEVFLDQFDPQTAIAHARRFAPEEFDRKIMKLLDAG; encoded by the coding sequence ATGCGGGGCGGCGAGCGGGTAGTCGAGCGTTTGCTGCATCTGTTCCCCAACGCCGATCTGTTTACCAATGTCTATGCCCCGGACAGCATGTCTCCGTCCCTCAGGAAAGCACCGATCAAGGCGGGGTTTGTCAATCGCCTCCCTTTCGCCCGGCGGCTGTACCAATATTACCTGCCACTGATGCCGATCGCGCTCGAAGGGCTGGACCTGAGCGAATACGACTTGGTAATCAGCAGCGAAGCCGGCCCCGCCAAAGGTGTAATCACCCGGCCTGATGCATTTCATTTGTGCTATTGCCACTCGCCGATGCGCTATCTGTGGGACCAGTACCACCAATACCGCACAGAGGCCTCATTGCCAGCCAAGCTTGCAATGCCGCTGATGTACCACCGCTTGCGCCAATGGGATGTGACATCCAGCGCGCGCGTCGATCAATTCGTGGCCAATTCGCACTTCATCCAGCAGCGGATCCGCAAGGTCTGGCGCCGTGAATCGGAAGTGATCCATCCGCCGGTCGAAACCAGTCTTTTCGGACCCACAAACGATCTGAGCGACAACTATCTGTGGGTCGGGCAGATGGTGCCCTACAAAAGGCCCGACTTGGCTGTAGAGGCATTCAATGCGCTCGGCCTACCGCTGACCATGGTCGGCACGGGAGGGATGCTCAAGAACTTGCGAGCCATGGCAAGGCCCAACATCACCTTCATCGAAAGGCTGGATTTCGCGTCGCTCAAATCGGCCTATGCCCGCAGCAAGGCGCTGATCATGACCGCGGAGGAGGATTTCGGGATAACCCCGGTCGAAGCGATGGCTTCGGGCCGCCCGGTGATCGCTTTCGGGCGCGGGGGTGCCAAGGACAGCGTTGTGCCAGGGGAAACCGGGGTCTTTTTCGACAGGCAGAACAGTGATGCGCTGATCGATGCTGTGGAGCGAACCGAGGTGTTTCTCGATCAATTCGATCCGCAGACCGCCATTGCACATGCGCGTCGCTTCGCACCAGAGGAATTCGACCGGAAAATCATGAAGTTGCTGGACGCAGGCTGA
- a CDS encoding glycoside hydrolase, which produces MELTFIGMIQIVIGAYVVLVGSVRSAVIFLVASALFEGSAAILLPGLGGSSIPPVQFALMFTTLRILAPKGGYLGLLPNSVIDNKWFVLFAVYGIASAYLAPRIFDGAVNVFPMRPSETLGPFDTIPLRPTAQNLTAAFYLLGALLLTISGYVFARIRSGPGALVSALLLASWFHVASGLVDLATRGSAFEAILTAFRNGGYSMLDHSASGFIRIRGVLPEASTYAGLGFTLFLACAEFWYRSIRPVATGLTALAMALMLVLSTASTAYVAMAAYGLFFVFRAALFPHVTPRDKLAHTAIAMFGILFVLSVLIALAPGLPIGVYELVMDMTFGKSDSFSGQQRLFWALQGWDSFIASYGLGIGPGSFRSSSIVTAILGSTGVIGTVSFALYLKAVLQASKRSTWSTGPSELQSIGGALAVAAFLSLVPAAVSSPNVVPRALFSIMAGAAIAMRSRLPDLINAADQDVAGVRWKP; this is translated from the coding sequence ATGGAACTGACCTTCATCGGTATGATCCAGATCGTGATCGGCGCCTATGTCGTGCTCGTCGGCAGCGTTCGCAGTGCCGTGATCTTCCTTGTCGCGAGCGCGCTGTTCGAAGGTTCGGCAGCCATATTACTTCCTGGATTGGGAGGCTCTTCGATCCCTCCAGTCCAATTTGCGCTTATGTTCACAACGCTGAGAATCCTCGCTCCCAAGGGCGGATATCTCGGGTTGCTGCCAAACTCTGTGATCGACAACAAATGGTTCGTTCTATTTGCGGTCTACGGTATCGCTTCCGCCTATCTGGCTCCTCGCATTTTTGACGGTGCGGTCAACGTTTTCCCTATGCGTCCGAGCGAGACCCTGGGGCCGTTCGACACAATTCCCTTACGGCCAACGGCACAAAACCTGACAGCAGCCTTCTATCTTCTCGGCGCGCTCTTGCTGACAATATCCGGCTATGTCTTTGCCCGCATCCGGTCCGGGCCCGGCGCCCTGGTTTCGGCGCTTTTGCTCGCAAGCTGGTTTCATGTTGCATCCGGTCTTGTTGACCTCGCCACCCGTGGAAGCGCCTTCGAAGCGATTTTGACGGCCTTTCGCAATGGTGGCTACTCGATGCTCGACCATTCCGCTTCCGGCTTCATCCGGATCAGGGGCGTCCTCCCTGAAGCTTCCACCTATGCCGGCCTGGGTTTCACTCTGTTTCTTGCCTGCGCCGAATTCTGGTATCGATCCATCCGTCCTGTAGCGACGGGGCTCACCGCTTTGGCCATGGCGCTCATGCTGGTATTGAGCACCGCATCAACCGCCTATGTCGCAATGGCTGCCTATGGCTTGTTCTTTGTGTTCCGCGCAGCCCTTTTCCCCCATGTCACACCGCGCGACAAACTCGCTCACACTGCCATTGCCATGTTCGGTATTCTGTTTGTGCTAAGCGTTCTGATCGCGCTTGCTCCAGGACTGCCCATCGGGGTCTACGAACTGGTCATGGACATGACATTCGGGAAGTCAGACAGTTTTTCGGGCCAGCAGCGGTTGTTCTGGGCGCTGCAAGGGTGGGACAGCTTCATTGCATCTTACGGCCTTGGTATCGGCCCCGGAAGTTTCCGGTCCTCTAGCATAGTCACCGCAATCCTCGGATCGACCGGAGTGATTGGCACGGTGTCCTTCGCCCTTTATCTGAAAGCCGTGTTGCAAGCTTCAAAGAGATCGACTTGGTCAACCGGACCAAGCGAACTCCAGTCGATCGGCGGCGCGCTTGCGGTTGCGGCTTTTCTAAGCCTTGTTCCTGCAGCAGTCTCTTCGCCCAATGTCGTACCTCGCGCATTGTTCTCCATCATGGCCGGGGCTGCCATCGCCATGCGGAGCCGATTGCCTGACCTGATCAATGCAGCGGACCAGGACGTTGCCGGCGTGCGATGGAAGCCCTGA
- a CDS encoding glycosyltransferase, producing MTPEKSIERRKLRIWAVVASVGRADLLCQTIARYPLQSRPADGVLVVGSDPQDVAGLAEACPGVEIVLSEKGLCKQRNAALRRLREKCDVIVFFDDDFLLEEHYLENLERHFAANSQLVGLTGVLIADGAHTTPIDFADGARMLDSGAALPYGREEPISWLYGCNMAFRTSATEGLQFDEALPLYGWQEDVDFSNQVARKGQMIRSPSLTGIHLGTSGGRQSGLRLGYSQVSNIIYLLRKGTIDPWRGLSLMMRNILMNCGRSLWPEPNIDRRGRLAGNFLALADLTRGRVDPGRIVSL from the coding sequence ATGACACCAGAGAAGTCAATCGAACGCAGGAAACTGAGGATCTGGGCTGTAGTCGCGTCGGTCGGCAGGGCGGATCTGCTCTGCCAGACCATTGCGCGCTACCCGCTGCAATCGCGCCCGGCCGACGGCGTGCTGGTTGTCGGCAGCGATCCGCAGGACGTCGCGGGACTGGCGGAAGCCTGCCCCGGCGTCGAGATCGTCCTTTCGGAAAAAGGCCTATGCAAGCAGCGCAATGCAGCGCTCCGCCGCCTGCGCGAAAAGTGTGACGTCATCGTATTTTTCGACGACGATTTCCTGCTCGAAGAGCATTACCTGGAAAACCTTGAGCGGCATTTCGCGGCCAATTCGCAGCTTGTGGGCCTGACCGGCGTTCTGATTGCCGATGGCGCGCATACGACCCCGATCGACTTTGCGGACGGGGCACGCATGCTGGATTCCGGCGCGGCTTTGCCATACGGGCGTGAAGAGCCCATCAGCTGGTTGTATGGCTGCAACATGGCATTCCGGACCAGCGCAACCGAGGGCCTGCAGTTCGACGAGGCGCTGCCGCTTTATGGCTGGCAGGAAGACGTAGACTTCAGCAACCAGGTTGCGCGCAAAGGCCAGATGATCCGTTCACCTTCGCTGACCGGTATCCATCTCGGCACCAGCGGTGGCCGGCAATCCGGCTTGCGGCTGGGTTATTCCCAGGTTTCGAACATCATATACCTGCTGCGCAAGGGCACGATCGACCCATGGCGCGGCTTATCGCTGATGATGCGGAATATCCTGATGAACTGCGGGCGCAGCCTATGGCCAGAACCGAATATCGATCGCCGCGGCCGACTTGCAGGGAATTTCCTCGCACTCGCTGATCTCACGAGGGGGCGAGTTGATCCCGGTCGGATCGTTTCCTTGTAG
- a CDS encoding cell wall hydrolase, which yields MSTSLIPGRAKRLLANATRLGRVAQGLLPRNASLAVVGGIAAFTLAAGPQYAKDSSFNGHVASDGLVGSSISVSSLFASSSPKAPFNGLTLVAAQPFHDKRGAIDRNRAAECLAAAAWYEAGNDPVGQRAVIQTVVNRVNNASFPNTFCGVVFEGSELPTGCQFTFTCDGSLERRRPSPSAWKSALALSQQALAGFVEKNVGTATHYHAAYVNPWWSGKLERLSMVGPHIFYRWPGGKGTLSGQRRLGTEGIYDELRERSLAETAALENATVVPGIMPVDKGPVYELSAHANPPKSPQSSAIFLTVEQGEPSGRWAMAAMKACKGQSDCQVLGYAGKEQMLRNQAGAPAERSRPIFLFIRDAASAMSLALWDCEKVDRPSAKECLPADKSALANLLRERH from the coding sequence ATGAGCACTTCCTTGATCCCCGGCCGCGCAAAGCGGCTGCTTGCGAATGCAACGCGATTGGGAAGAGTCGCGCAAGGTCTGCTGCCCAGGAACGCTTCGCTTGCCGTGGTCGGCGGCATTGCCGCGTTCACGCTCGCTGCCGGGCCGCAATACGCCAAGGACTCCTCGTTCAACGGCCATGTCGCATCCGACGGATTGGTGGGTTCCAGTATCAGCGTAAGTTCGCTGTTCGCCTCGTCGTCTCCCAAGGCTCCCTTTAACGGATTGACCCTGGTCGCCGCGCAACCTTTTCACGACAAGAGAGGCGCGATTGATCGTAACAGGGCAGCAGAGTGCCTGGCTGCGGCAGCCTGGTATGAAGCGGGCAATGACCCGGTCGGGCAACGCGCAGTGATTCAGACCGTCGTCAACCGGGTAAACAATGCGAGCTTCCCCAACACATTCTGCGGCGTCGTATTCGAAGGTTCGGAATTGCCGACAGGGTGCCAGTTTACCTTTACCTGCGACGGCTCGCTCGAACGTCGGCGACCTTCCCCGAGTGCATGGAAAAGCGCGTTGGCACTTTCGCAGCAAGCCTTGGCTGGCTTCGTCGAAAAAAACGTAGGCACCGCCACGCATTATCACGCCGCGTACGTGAACCCCTGGTGGAGCGGAAAGCTGGAACGGTTGAGCATGGTGGGCCCGCACATCTTCTATCGCTGGCCGGGAGGAAAAGGGACCTTGTCCGGCCAAAGGCGCCTCGGCACCGAGGGGATATATGACGAACTGCGCGAACGTAGTCTTGCGGAGACCGCTGCGCTGGAAAATGCTACCGTTGTGCCTGGCATTATGCCCGTCGACAAAGGGCCGGTCTATGAACTGTCAGCGCATGCAAACCCGCCCAAGTCGCCGCAGTCTAGCGCAATTTTCCTCACGGTGGAGCAAGGTGAACCGAGTGGCCGTTGGGCAATGGCGGCGATGAAGGCGTGCAAGGGGCAGTCCGATTGCCAGGTGCTTGGCTATGCAGGAAAGGAACAGATGCTGCGCAATCAGGCTGGCGCTCCGGCTGAGCGAAGTCGCCCGATCTTCCTGTTCATCCGCGATGCGGCTTCTGCAATGTCGCTTGCGCTATGGGATTGCGAGAAGGTTGACCGTCCATCTGCAAAGGAATGCCTACCTGCCGACAAGTCCGCGCTGGCCAATCTCCTGCGGGAGCGGCACTGA
- a CDS encoding polysaccharide biosynthesis/export family protein → MRENICGSMQRAFKVAAFAALCGLATACASDNLAVTTVSQANSEIAAGYQIDAGDKLKITVFDEDTLTGEYTVGTGGAISLPLLEPIPVKNMSAREVAQLIEGKLAAGGYVLYPRVSVDILEYRPFFILGEVATPGEYPHGGDLTLEQAVAKAGGYTPRAQKNAVVLKRQDWPESRLIKLGEAPLKIAPGDTIIIRESFF, encoded by the coding sequence ATGCGCGAAAATATCTGCGGATCGATGCAACGAGCATTTAAGGTGGCAGCCTTTGCCGCATTGTGCGGACTTGCGACGGCGTGTGCATCTGACAACCTTGCTGTGACCACCGTCTCGCAGGCCAACAGCGAAATCGCCGCCGGCTATCAGATCGACGCCGGTGACAAGCTGAAAATCACCGTGTTCGATGAAGATACGCTCACCGGCGAGTACACCGTAGGGACCGGCGGCGCGATCTCGCTTCCGCTGCTTGAACCAATTCCGGTCAAGAACATGTCCGCCCGTGAGGTGGCCCAGTTGATCGAAGGAAAATTGGCCGCCGGCGGTTATGTCCTGTATCCGCGGGTATCGGTCGATATCCTTGAATATCGACCTTTCTTCATCCTCGGAGAAGTTGCCACGCCTGGCGAATACCCCCATGGCGGAGACCTGACCTTAGAGCAGGCGGTCGCCAAAGCTGGCGGTTATACCCCCCGTGCGCAGAAGAATGCCGTGGTGCTGAAGCGTCAGGACTGGCCGGAAAGCCGCCTGATCAAGCTGGGCGAGGCTCCCCTGAAGATCGCTCCCGGAGATACGATCATTATCCGCGAATCCTTCTTCTAG
- a CDS encoding outer membrane beta-barrel protein: MLMRSLPDHQAKKKTSDQSAMATGAANRKPRPKLPHLAIPSRTRRDLPALEESFTPIALAIMVIDLLLWASFFQRAIVGIAARLQIAWAALLRRTGYHVQGLSRDARRAKPGVILRAIDRLMQEVEDLAFVFCLALLPRRRSNGSAYKAISLRAASGPRRNRGLILRLAGFVCMSLVAPRLALAEAPEVVTPVELFDADPGEGVRVSPGFVLYPRATVDLTYDSNIYNDDEQKTEDGLASFRPALTLRSDFSRHEVSLEADADIRRYFDISDENSEQYRLNARALMELGYGINVRAIAGYQRGIEQRGTAGDVFFTDEPVVFHEKRAGFEIERSANRLGLVFAGNVLKRQYSNTTSGAAPVDLSTRDVNIRTARLRADLGMNAKTRIFGELSGNQIDYQLPVNPSRDSSGYAALVGVRHEVTALIDVEIGVGYIRQNFDNPSLSSVGELNYRLTASWTPMPQWRLTASASRVIDPSRSFEAPAVVATEFRVGGQRAIGDRLLVGAEAGYLDEEFRATPRNDKRFFASVSTNYRLADNIGLILTGSYRNQDGGEFGRSYKGAAGSIGLRASW, from the coding sequence ATGCTGATGCGCAGCTTGCCGGATCACCAGGCCAAGAAAAAGACGAGCGACCAAAGCGCAATGGCGACTGGCGCAGCGAACAGGAAGCCGCGCCCAAAGCTGCCGCACTTGGCGATCCCATCACGCACGCGCCGTGACTTGCCTGCTCTGGAAGAGTCTTTCACGCCCATTGCACTAGCCATAATGGTTATCGACTTACTCCTTTGGGCTAGTTTTTTCCAGAGGGCAATTGTTGGCATCGCAGCGAGGCTGCAAATTGCGTGGGCGGCCCTTTTGCGCCGTACAGGGTACCACGTTCAAGGACTAAGCCGGGACGCGCGCCGCGCCAAGCCGGGCGTCATTTTACGCGCGATTGACCGCTTGATGCAGGAAGTCGAGGACCTCGCGTTTGTTTTCTGCCTCGCCCTGTTGCCTCGGCGCCGTAGCAATGGCTCTGCCTACAAAGCCATCTCGCTTAGGGCAGCATCAGGGCCAAGGCGGAATCGCGGTCTTATCCTGCGACTGGCAGGTTTCGTTTGCATGAGCTTGGTCGCACCTCGCCTCGCTCTTGCCGAAGCACCCGAAGTCGTCACGCCGGTTGAGCTGTTCGATGCGGATCCCGGAGAGGGTGTGCGGGTGTCGCCCGGGTTCGTGCTGTATCCCAGGGCAACAGTCGATCTCACTTATGACAGCAACATTTACAATGACGACGAGCAGAAGACCGAAGATGGTCTGGCCTCGTTCAGGCCAGCCCTGACCCTGAGGTCCGACTTCAGCCGCCATGAAGTCAGCCTGGAGGCCGACGCCGATATTCGGCGCTACTTCGATATCTCGGACGAGAACAGCGAGCAGTACCGATTGAACGCAAGAGCACTCATGGAATTGGGCTATGGCATCAATGTCAGGGCGATTGCCGGCTATCAGCGCGGGATCGAGCAGCGCGGGACTGCGGGCGACGTATTCTTCACGGATGAGCCTGTCGTATTCCATGAGAAACGGGCCGGATTTGAAATTGAGCGGTCAGCCAACCGGCTGGGTCTGGTGTTCGCCGGTAATGTTCTGAAACGGCAATATTCGAATACGACAAGCGGCGCGGCACCTGTCGATCTTTCAACCCGTGACGTGAACATTCGCACGGCAAGGCTGCGCGCGGATCTGGGCATGAATGCCAAGACAAGGATTTTCGGCGAGCTTAGCGGAAACCAGATCGATTATCAGCTGCCCGTGAACCCATCTCGGGATTCGAGCGGCTATGCCGCATTGGTCGGGGTAAGGCACGAAGTGACCGCGCTGATCGATGTAGAGATTGGTGTTGGCTACATCCGTCAAAACTTTGACAATCCCTCGCTTAGTTCGGTCGGCGAGTTGAACTACAGGCTTACCGCCAGTTGGACCCCGATGCCGCAATGGCGACTAACCGCCAGTGCCAGCCGCGTAATCGATCCGAGCCGGAGCTTCGAAGCCCCGGCCGTCGTGGCAACCGAATTCAGGGTGGGCGGACAGCGCGCCATCGGCGATCGCCTGCTGGTCGGCGCGGAGGCCGGATACCTCGACGAGGAATTCAGGGCTACGCCGCGCAATGACAAGCGCTTCTTCGCGTCCGTGTCCACAAACTACAGACTGGCTGACAACATCGGGCTGATCCTGACCGGGAGCTATCGCAATCAGGACGGAGGGGAGTTCGGCCGGTCATACAAAGGTGCCGCTGGTTCAATTGGCCTGCGGGCATCGTGGTGA
- a CDS encoding GNVR domain-containing protein: MNGSTDLVMADGSVGRAIANASANSLVAADRMDLTESVSFFRRQFKIIALTTCAAFALGLLASLLMGRTYRADSTVMLTNDAAIVTQSTAASSPQPILNAEVVDTQIEIITSQQMAKRVAQSLGMTEGLSGEDERDLIDELQENVSVSRAGESYAMGIGYEASEARAAAEIANEFARQFVDWDVDAEKQRNLEAKKIVEQRLSELRDQAQADTQALQQYRINNNLLSTSGASLTEQEIATYNQEVTSARAAAAEDQARLRTALAQLRSGSTGDDVGEALDSPVISSLRSQEVLAATTVADLSAKYGPNHPQLIRAQSQLDEVRRRIEAEISRVISNLRARQEVSGQRLASLTSSLASARGRLSQNNDAMVGLSEMERTAQASQEIYETYLNRFKELIAAEGSEKPNAEILTLAEPPLLPASPNIPLNLALALVIGLGLGIVAAYIREAMFHGISSPDEVERDLGLTCLASIPLLSSMNDGADHPATAIQDAPRSVFAESFRSLGASIDLATQGQAQVIAITSALPNEGKTVMSCCLSSVLAAGGMRTMLIDCDLRRQGISRLLNMQAGQKGLIDVLKGTAPIDLEQYDGDNVFCVLPLSPSSEEPEHLLRGQEFVDLLERLRGHFDRIILDLPPVLPIAATRILASRADVVVLATKWRSTSKFAIRAALRRLPPDKVNVLGVALSGVDMNRRSFLNPHDPYFYYAQYKEYYEETGLSRR; this comes from the coding sequence ATGAACGGGTCGACTGATCTTGTAATGGCTGACGGTTCCGTCGGTCGCGCCATCGCCAACGCCAGCGCAAATTCGCTGGTGGCGGCGGACCGCATGGATCTGACGGAGAGCGTTAGCTTCTTTCGACGTCAGTTCAAAATTATCGCCTTGACCACTTGCGCTGCATTTGCGTTGGGCCTGCTGGCCTCTCTTTTGATGGGACGAACCTACCGGGCTGATTCCACTGTGATGTTGACCAATGATGCCGCGATCGTGACACAGTCGACTGCGGCAAGTTCCCCTCAGCCGATCCTCAATGCAGAGGTTGTCGACACCCAGATCGAGATCATAACTTCCCAGCAGATGGCCAAACGTGTGGCCCAATCCTTAGGCATGACGGAAGGCCTGTCGGGCGAGGACGAGCGTGACTTGATCGATGAGCTCCAGGAGAATGTGTCCGTAAGCCGCGCTGGAGAAAGTTACGCGATGGGCATTGGCTATGAAGCGAGCGAGGCAAGAGCGGCCGCCGAAATCGCTAACGAGTTTGCGCGCCAGTTCGTGGACTGGGATGTCGACGCAGAGAAACAACGCAACCTTGAAGCCAAGAAGATCGTGGAACAACGCCTTTCCGAACTGCGCGATCAGGCCCAGGCCGACACACAGGCGCTGCAGCAATACAGGATAAACAACAACCTGCTCAGCACTTCGGGCGCTTCCCTGACGGAACAGGAGATTGCCACCTACAATCAGGAAGTAACGTCTGCACGTGCGGCAGCTGCAGAAGACCAGGCACGGCTGCGAACCGCTCTCGCCCAGCTCAGGTCGGGATCGACCGGCGACGACGTTGGGGAAGCGTTGGACTCACCGGTCATCTCGTCACTTCGTTCGCAGGAAGTACTGGCAGCAACGACCGTTGCCGACCTCTCTGCGAAATACGGCCCTAACCACCCGCAGCTTATTCGGGCGCAAAGCCAGCTCGACGAAGTCAGGCGCAGGATCGAAGCAGAGATCAGCCGGGTCATCTCGAACCTTCGAGCCAGGCAGGAAGTCTCGGGGCAACGGCTTGCTTCACTGACATCCAGCCTTGCTTCTGCGCGCGGCCGGCTTTCCCAAAACAATGATGCGATGGTCGGGCTGAGTGAAATGGAACGGACGGCCCAGGCGTCCCAGGAAATCTACGAAACCTATCTAAACCGGTTCAAGGAACTGATCGCAGCGGAAGGAAGCGAAAAGCCGAACGCAGAGATCCTGACCCTGGCAGAGCCACCGCTCCTTCCGGCCTCGCCCAATATCCCGTTGAACCTGGCGCTGGCGCTCGTGATCGGGTTAGGGCTGGGAATAGTGGCGGCCTACATCAGGGAAGCCATGTTCCATGGCATCTCGTCGCCCGACGAAGTGGAGCGCGATCTGGGTCTGACCTGCCTTGCCTCTATCCCGCTCCTGTCTTCGATGAACGATGGCGCGGATCATCCGGCAACCGCTATCCAGGACGCCCCGAGATCGGTCTTTGCCGAATCGTTCCGTTCGCTTGGTGCATCAATCGATCTCGCCACGCAGGGACAGGCACAGGTCATAGCCATCACCTCCGCTCTGCCCAATGAAGGCAAGACCGTGATGTCCTGCTGCCTCTCAAGCGTTCTGGCCGCAGGCGGGATGCGCACGATGCTGATCGATTGCGACTTGCGCCGCCAGGGCATCAGCCGCTTGCTCAACATGCAGGCTGGCCAGAAGGGCCTGATCGATGTGCTGAAGGGCACGGCACCCATCGATCTTGAGCAATATGATGGCGACAATGTTTTCTGCGTCCTGCCGCTGTCGCCGAGCAGCGAGGAACCGGAGCACCTGTTGCGGGGGCAGGAATTCGTCGACCTGCTGGAACGGCTGCGTGGTCACTTTGACCGGATCATCCTGGACTTGCCCCCCGTTCTTCCGATTGCCGCCACTCGAATCCTGGCAAGCCGTGCCGACGTGGTTGTGCTGGCGACCAAATGGCGCTCGACCTCAAAGTTTGCGATCCGCGCAGCCTTGCGGCGGCTTCCGCCAGACAAGGTCAATGTGCTGGGTGTTGCCTTGAGCGGCGTGGACATGAACCGCCGCTCCTTCCTCAATCCTCATGACCCCTATTTCTATTACGCCCAATACAAGGAATATTATGAGGAGACCGGACTAAGTCGGCGCTAG
- a CDS encoding response regulator transcription factor — translation MSSDLCLLSLHDISREGLHRILSSDGFNILVSCRNFSRIVEATFDNEFSVVIDLHDREGQMEAIRAISAAHPTAKIAVLVDHFEMSSMIECFDAGVDGYIVKSMSSQPLTTALRLVTLGQKVLPSELADVLSRHGGEHPVPTGNLEHEMEGANLSARERDVLCCLMGGYSNKVIARELDVCEATVKVHVKAILRKLDVSNRTQAAMWASTRGFSNYNLAGHGRIQLADN, via the coding sequence ATGTCTAGCGACCTTTGCCTATTGAGCCTGCATGATATCTCTCGCGAAGGGCTGCATCGCATTCTCTCTTCCGACGGTTTCAACATCCTTGTTTCCTGTCGAAACTTCAGCCGAATAGTTGAAGCCACTTTCGACAATGAGTTCTCCGTCGTGATCGATTTGCATGATCGCGAAGGCCAGATGGAAGCGATCAGGGCTATTAGCGCAGCGCACCCCACCGCGAAGATCGCAGTGCTGGTCGATCATTTCGAAATGAGCAGCATGATCGAATGCTTCGATGCGGGCGTTGATGGCTACATCGTCAAGTCAATGAGCTCGCAGCCTTTGACCACCGCTCTTCGCCTTGTAACCCTTGGGCAAAAGGTCCTGCCGTCGGAGCTGGCGGATGTGCTGAGCCGTCATGGTGGCGAGCACCCGGTCCCGACCGGCAATCTTGAGCATGAGATGGAAGGCGCGAACCTTTCGGCGCGGGAACGCGATGTGCTATGCTGCCTGATGGGCGGTTATTCGAACAAGGTGATCGCGCGCGAACTGGACGTTTGCGAGGCGACGGTGAAAGTGCATGTCAAAGCGATCTTGCGCAAGCTGGATGTCAGCAACAGGACGCAGGCGGCGATGTGGGCGAGCACCAGGGGGTTTTCGAACTACAATCTGGCAGGCCATGGCCGGATTCAGCTTGCCGACAACTGA